The following coding sequences lie in one Struthio camelus isolate bStrCam1 chromosome 32, bStrCam1.hap1, whole genome shotgun sequence genomic window:
- the LOC138063476 gene encoding coiled-coil domain-containing protein 81-like, whose product MELWDAGQGRRRGQRVPALPRQETLAVWEGVANYIVHQLMLNQGVRVIRLGTFDIVTEQAGGGKRGLLTVRRPVFRLSKNIAEVHGLTYDKAYVPGHKLSEPLKYARVASNISVPWKAVEACIEETMHLFSCCLESGKNAALVLKDIGMLVIQGVDVKMRFYRDFLRRLNGTEQLLEALLGMPEMRDSVLLGTETAASQTWSGHVIVFPEYKLESRARKPPVAPAKPSQEEEMGKDNASGKKGMEQLVPGRGTLPAKRLLFRERHPPPRITATNMQKGKGKKAEVKASRGR is encoded by the exons atggagctctgggacgctggccaGGGGAggcggcgtgggcagagggtgccagcgCTCCCCCGCCAGG agacccttgctgtctgggaaggtgtggctAACTACATTGTtcatcagctgatgctgaaccag ggAGTCAGAGTTATTCGGCTTGGGACCTTTGATATTGTGACTGAGCaagctggtggtgggaagcgtggtcttctgacagtTCGCAGACCCGTGTTCCGTCTTTCGAAGAATATTGCAGAGGTTCACGGCCTCACCTATGATAAGGCCTATGTTCCTG gtcataagctctctgagcccctgaagtatgctcgtgtaGCCTCGAACATCTCTGTTCCTTGGAAAGcagtggaggcttgcatagaagagaccatgcatcttttctcctgttgccTCGAGAGTGGGAAGAATGCTGCCCTTGTGTTGAAGGACATTGGCATGCTTGTTATTCAAGGGGTagatgtgaaaatgagattttacagagactttctgagaAGGCTGAATGGGACCGagcagctgctagaagctcttcttggg atgccagagatgagggattcagtcctcttgggcactgaaactgcagcttctcagacCTGGTCTGGTCATGTCATTGTCTTTCCTGA gtacaagcttgagagcaGAGCTAGAAAACCACCTGTGGCACCTGCGAAgcccagccaggaagaggagatgggaaaagacaACGCGAGTGGCAAAAAGGGAATGGAACAGCTGGTTCCTGGCAGgg gaactcTTCCTGCCAAGCGTCTCCTCTTCAGGGAGAGGCATCCTCCACCCAGAATAACAGCTACCaatatgcagaaaggaaaggggaagaaagctgaGGTCAAAGCGTCTCGTGGCAGGTGA